A single window of Gossypium hirsutum isolate 1008001.06 chromosome A10, Gossypium_hirsutum_v2.1, whole genome shotgun sequence DNA harbors:
- the LOC107896290 gene encoding LOW QUALITY PROTEIN: putative pentatricopeptide repeat-containing protein At3g08820 (The sequence of the model RefSeq protein was modified relative to this genomic sequence to represent the inferred CDS: inserted 1 base in 1 codon), which translates to MAMAMIASLSPATSSFSKLIEIKKRILEGFTSIKHVKHVHAALFRFGLHQDSYLLNLVLKASFNFDQTNYTRLIFHQAKDPNVFLWNTMIQGLVSTDCFLDATQFYVSMRTQGFWPNNFTFPFVLKACSRLLDFPLGIRIHALVIKLGFDRDVFIKTSLLYLYSKCGYLDYARKVFDDIPDKNVISWTAMISGYIDVERYREAVDLFRKLIDMGLRPDSFSVVRVLSACAHLGDLNSGEWIDRCITQFGLSRNVFVATALVDMYAKCGNMEKARYAFDGVPVKDIVTWSTMIQGYASNGLPKEALDLFFQMQKEKLAPDRYSMVGVLSACARLGAVELGDWASKLMDIEEFLSNPVLGTALIDMYAKCGSMTQAWEIFKRMKEKDVVVWNAAISGLAMNGHVKPAFGLFGKMEKSGILPNANTFMGLLCGCTHVGLVNDGRRYFDSMNRVFSLTPTIEHYGCMVDLLARAGLLDDAHQLIKNMPMEANCIVWGXLLGGCRLHKDTQLAEYVLKKLIELEPWNSGNYVLLSNIYSASHKWDAAAKIRSIMNERGIQKVPGYSWIEVNGTVHEFLMGDKSHPMSEMIYKKLGELAKELKAAGYIPTTDYVLFDIEEEEKEHFLGCHSEKLAIAFGLISTAPLDVIRVVKNLRVCGDCHEAIKLISRITGREIIVRDNNRFHHFIDGSCSCGDYW; encoded by the exons ATGGCAATGGCCATGATCGCGAGCCTCAGCCCTGCAACTTCATCATTTTCGAAATTAATTGAAATCAAGAAACGCATTCTCGAAGGCTTTACCTCCATCAAACACGTCAAGCATGTTCACGCCGCGCTCTTCCGCTTTGGCCTTCACCAAGACAGCTATCTCCTGAACCTCGTCTTGAAAGCTTCTTTCAATTTCGATCAAACCAACTACACTCGCCTCATCTTCCATCAAGCCAAAGATCCCAACGTTTTTCTCTGGAACACGATGATTCAAGGCCTTGTTTCCACCGATTGTTTCCTCGATGCTACCCAGTTTTACGTTTCAATGCGTACCCAAGGCTTCTGGCCCAACAATTTCACTTTCCCTTTCGTTCTCAAGGCCTGTTCCAGGCTTTTGGATTTCCCTTTAGGAATAAGAATCCATGCCCTCGTTATAAAACTAGGATTCGATCGTGATGTCTTTATCAAGACGAGTTTGCTGTATTTATATTCTAAATGTGGATATTTGGATTATGCACGTAAGGTGTTTGACGATATTCCTGATAAAAATGTTATTTCTTGGACAGCAATGATTAGTGGGTACATAGATGTTGAACGGTATAGAGAAGCGGTTGATTTGTTTCGTAAGCTAATAGATATGGGTTTGAGGCCTGATAGTTTCAGTGTTGTTAGAGTTCTGTCAGCTTGTGCTCACTTAGGGGATTTGAATAGTGGAGAGTGGATTGACAGATGCATAACACAGTTTGGATTGAGCAGAAATGTGTTTGTGGCAACCGCTTTGGTTGATATGTATGCCAAGTGTGGGAACATGGAGAAAGCACGTTACGCTTTTGATGGGGTGCCTGTGAAGGACATAGTTACTTGGAGCACAATGATTCAAGGCTATGCATCTAATGGACTCCCAAAAGAAGCACTAGACCTCTTCTTCCAAATGCAGAAAGAGAAGTTGGCACCTGATCGTTACTCTATGGTCGGCGTTCTTTCCGCTTGTGCCAGGTTAGGAGCTGTAGAGCTAGGGGACTGGGCTAGTAAGTTAATGGACATAGAGGAGTTTCTGTCTAACCCTGTTCTAGGTACAGCATTGATTGACATGTATGCAAAATGTGGGAGTATGACTCAAGCTTGGGAAATCTTCAAGAGGATGAAAGAGAAAGATGTTGTAGTTTGGAATGCTGCAATATCTGGGCTTGCAATGAATGGACATGTTAAACCCGCATTTGGTCTTTTCGGCAAAATGGAAAAATCAGGTATTCTACCTAATGCGAACACTTTCATGGGCTTGCTTTGTGGATGTACTCATGTTGGTCTGGTTAACGACGGTCGACGGTATTTTGACAGCATGAATCGTGTCTTTTCTTTGACTCCTACTATTGAGCATTATGGGTGCATGGTGGATCTTCTAGCCCGTGCTGGCTTACTAGATGACGCTCatcaattgataaaaaatatGCCAATGGAAGCCAATTGTATTGTTTGGG CCTTGTTGGGTGGATGTCGACTGCACAAGGATACCCAGTTAGCAGAATATGTACTAAAGAAACTCATTGAATTAGAACCATGGAATTCAGGAAATTATGTTCTCCTATCAAATATATATTCAGCGAGTCATAAGTGGGATGCTGCTGCAAAAATTAGGTCAATCATGAATGAAAGAGGAATACAAAAAGTACCAGGGTATAGTTGGATTGAAGTAAATGGGACTGTTCATGAATTCCTTATGGGTGACAAGTCTCACCCCATGTCcgaaatgatatataaaaaactTGGTGAATTGGCCAAGGAACTTAAAGCAGCTGGTTACATTCCAACGACGGATTATGTGTTGTTTGACatagaagaggaagaaaaagagCATTTCCTTGGTTGCCACAGTGAGAAGCTGGCTATTGCATTTGGTTTAATCAGTACCGCTCCGTTAGACGTGATTCGAGTTGTTAAAAACCTTCGTGTATGTGGTGATTGTCACGAAGCCATAAAGCTTATTTCAAGGATTACAGGAAGAGAGATAATTGTTAGGGATAATAACAGATTTCATCATTTCATTGATGGTTCATGCTCCTGTGGAGACTATTGGTGA
- the LOC107896293 gene encoding cAMP-regulated phosphoprotein 21 — MEGSVVEDLGAPDSWEVADLDATMSRLMLSSNKESKPEFPDATSSASASGSPDEKVVSEDAINEVDQFLREAIQNPRERLSILRMEQDVEKFIRDPNQQQFEFQQLPTSYLRLAAHRIAQHYSLQSMVLLDNNLPDGSGSRIIVCKTSECRLPRIRLADIPVNLPSEDPGVVKVAIKQRPQKRSQLVSNSNSNSMKSNSSKSVEERKEEYNRARARIFNSNSSSSGSGGKPPSEPRLQDVNYYGSSGMPNMEEKSVSVVSDVNSGSGLIEYSSSSSRSARSRTEKEPIGRSKPHNRVAIFRDRETDRKDPDYDRNYDRYMQRFDPGFGFNSGPYTMQPMYTPAINYNTEFPQLGSTHRPQIATEHQPRPLPQHIPGPWVAPPTATGISYGHPETMMPPFNPNHVGARSTSAIYLHSSQYPLQRPGMPFIHPHEHVHQPFSQPHQHQPDASFGLARPQ, encoded by the exons ATGGAAGGCTCTGTGGTGGAGGATCTCGGGGCGCCGGACTCGTGGGAGGTGGCCGATTTAGACGCTACAATGAGCCGCTTGATGCTCTCTTCTAACAAGGAATCCAAGCCGGAATTCCCCGATGCTACTTCTTCAGCTTCTGCTTCTGGTTCTCCGGACGAGAAGGTGGTTTCGGAGGATGCCATTAACGAGGTTGATCAGTTTCTCCGCGAGGCAATTCAAAACCCCCGCGAGCGCCTTTCCA TCCTGAGGATGGAACAAGATGTTGAAAAATTTATCCGTGATCCTAATCAGCAGCAATTTGAGTTCCAGCAGCTGCCTACATCATATTTAAGGTTGGCTGCGCATCGTATCGCACAGCATTATTCATTGCAGTCGATGGTTTTATTAGACAATAATTTACCTGATGGTTCTGGTTCTAGAATCATTGTCTGCAAGACTTCTGAATGTAGGCTTCCTCGCATACGACTGGCTGACATCCCTGTAAATTTACCATCAGAAGACCCTGGTGTTGTTAAGGTGGCAATTAAACAGAGGCCACAGAAAAGGTCTCAGCTTGTAagcaattcaaattcaaattctatGAAGTCAAACAGCTCCAAAAGTGTGGAAGAAAGAAAAGAGGAGTATAACCGAGCTCGAGCAAGAATATTTAACTCTAATAGTTCTAGCAGTGGTTCTGGTGGAAAACCACCAAGTGAACCAAGGTTGCAGGATGTTAACTACTATGGTTCCTCAGGGATGCCAAATATGGAAGAGAAATCTGTTTCAGTGGTTTCTGATGTAAATTCTGGTAGTGGTTTGATTGAATACTCTTCAAGTAGTAGTAGGTCAGCTAGAAGTAGGACAGAGAAGGAGCCAATTGGTAGGAGCAAACCACATAATAGGGTGGCCATCTTTCGGGATCGCGAGACTGACCGCAAGGACCCTGATTATGACAGGAACTATGATAG GTACATGCAAAGATTTGATCCTGGGTTTGGGTTCAATAGTGGTCCATACACAATGCAACCTATGTACACCCCTGCAATTAACTACAACACCGAATTTCCACAACTTGGATCCACTCATCGGCCTCAAATAGCTACTGAACACCAACCTCGGCCTCTCCCACAACATATACCTGGGCCCTGGGTCGCTCCACCAACCGCTACAGGAATCAGTTATGGTCATCCTGAAACAATGATGCCTCCTTTTAATCCAAATCATGTTGGAGCACGCTCCACATCTGCCATATATCTGCATTCTTCTCAGTATCCTCTTCAGCGTCCTGGAATGCCTTTTATCCACCCTCATGAGCATGTTCACCAGCCGTTTTCGCAG CCTCATCAACATCAGCCTGATGCTAGTTTTGGATTAGCCCGGCCCCAGTGA
- the LOC121207671 gene encoding protein TSS-like yields MTIVASWKGFYPVGKRLLLCHSLFTLLQQISKVFDAAYKALMKAFTEHNKANTWVVPLAIADNPSVFPPLPMEDENWGGNGGGQGRDGKHNNRQWAEGFAILAAMPCKTAEERQIRDRKAFLLHSLFVDTLVFKAIAAIKNIIEINQNALNGPSASILH; encoded by the exons ATGACCATAGTTGCTTCTTGGAAAGGGTTTTACCCAGTCGGAAAGCGACTGCTTCTCTGTCACTCCTTATTCACTCTTCTGCAGCAAATTAGCAAGGTTTTTGATGCT GCGTACAAGGCTCTTATGAAAGCTTTCACTGAGCATAATAAA GCAAATACATGGGTTGTTCCTCTCGCAATAGCGGATAATCCGTCAGTTTTTCCCCCACTTCCGATGGAAGATGAAAATTGGGGAGGAAATGGAGGTGGACAAGGAAGAGATGGTAAACATAACAATAGGCAATGGGCAGAAGGGTTTGCAATTTTGGCAGCTATGCCTTGCAAAACAGCAGAAGAGAGGCAAATACGAGATAGGAAAGCTTTTCTACTTCATAGTTTATTTGTTGACACTTTAGTTTTTAAAGCAATTGCCGCAATCAAGAACATCATTGAAATCAATCAAAATGCTTTAAATGGCCCTTCTGCTTCAATTTTGCATTAA
- the LOC107896294 gene encoding 40S ribosomal protein S15a-1 has product MVRVSILNDALKSMYNAEKRGKRQVMIRPSSKVIIKFLLVMQKHGYIGEFEYVDDHRSGKIVVELNRRLNKCGVISPRFDVGVKEIEGWTARLLPSRQFGYIVLTTSAGIMDHEEARRKNVGGKVLGFFY; this is encoded by the exons ATGGTGAGGGTCAGCATTTTGAATGATGCACTGAAGAGCATGTACAATGCAGAAAAGAGGGGCAAACGGCAGGTCATGATCAGGCCATCCTCAAAAGTGATCATCAAGTTCCTTTTGGTCATGCAGAAGCACG GTTACATTGGAGAGTTTGAGTACGTTGATGATCACAGATCTGGTAAAATTGTAGTTGAACTGAACAGAAGGCTGAACAAGTGCGGGGTGATCAGTCCTCGCTTCGACGTAGGAGTGAAGGAGATCGAGGGTTGGACTGCCAGGCTGCTTCCATCAAGACAG TTTGGGTACATAGTGCTGACAACATCAGCTGGAATAATGGACCATGAAGAAGCCAGAAGAAAGAATGTAGGTGGAAAAGTACTTGGGTTCTTCTATTGA
- the LOC107896295 gene encoding uncharacterized protein codes for MPSVGMKRTTRVCRMKSSEARVLRSGRQLRPDSGEVKPKRRSNDGVEFNNSVKKNPKNEVNKSSATELNGKPKRLGHEETPKKRTKKMKAEALNNGTTVDKMFGIVYTRKRKRNGVQKCLLSENSKTTIKSTALEIDKVSCKIVSSPCFKASKSVRSSIQKRRSSLRRMRARNTFFNGALMSDLITSRRNGIPFSSVVSKNKLRSSTRNGSASSLSDMSSSVSDLMPKVESDSSQCSANVLIIEPDRCYREEGAVVSLELSPSKEWLLVIKTKRSNKYSLKADKFMRPSSVNRFTRAVIWPGDDNWKLEFPNRQDWVVFKDLYKECCERNVPALACRVIPVPGVREVSGYAGKPSVQFRRPDSYISIDGDEVSRALAKRIANYDMDLEDEEWLKKFNYEFFRGNGHLQHLSEDCFELMIDAFEKANFCSPDDHSNDVSVAAAHLCVDLGIKGVVEAVHAYWLKKKEQRRSPLLRVFQGHQVKKAPVVPQPLLRKRRSFKRQASHGRGKLPSLLQAMAAQHDAVEEEIVMVRVEEARAAATRAVESAILKRQQAQMLLQNADMATYKAVMALRIAEAASIGESSEGAVGEFFVDEVPVIS; via the exons ATGCCTTCGGTGGGGATGAAACGGACCACAagggtttgcaggatgaagagcTCGGAGGCCCGGGTTCTTCGTTCCGGGCGGCAACTCCGGCCTGATTCCGGCGAAGTGAAGCCCAAGAGGCGCAGTAACGATGGCGTTGAATTCAACAACTCGGTGAAAAAAAACCCAAAGAATGAAGTAAATAAGTCCTCCGCCACTGAGCTAAATGGGAAGCCTAAAAGATTAGGCCACGAAGAGACTCCAAAGAAACGGACCAAGAAAATGAAAGCTGAAGCTCTAAATAATGGCACCACTGTAGATAAGATGTTTGGGATTGTTTATACTAGAAAAAGGAAGAGAAATGGGGTCCAAAAGTGCCTTCTTTCTGAAAATTCAAAGACTACAATCAAGTCCACTGCACTTGAAATCGATAAAGTCAGCTGCAAAATTGTTTCGAGTCCATGTTTTAAAGCTTCGAAGTCAGTTCGAAGCAGTATTCAGAAGAGGAGGAGTTCGCTTAGGAGAATGAGGGCTAGAAACACTTTCTTTAATGGAGCTCTCATGTCTGATTTGATTACTAGTAGGAGAAATGGGATTCCTTTTTCCTCAGTAGTTTCGAAAAACAAGCTTAGGAGTTCAACCCGCAACGGTTCAGCGTCGAGCTTAAGCGACATGAGCTCTTCCGTATCAGATTTAATGCCCAAGGTAGAATCGGATTCATCGCAATGCTCTGCCAATGTATTGATCATCGAACCAGATAGATGTTATAGGGAAGAAGGAGCAGTTGTGTCTTTAGAGCTCTCTCCATCAAAAGAATGGCTTcttgtaattaaaacaaaaaggtCAAACAAGTATTCTCTCAAGGCAGATAAATTTATGAGGCCAAGCTCAGTCAACCGTTTCACTCGTGCTGTAATTTGGCCTGGGGATGATAACTGGAAGCTCGAGTTCCCGAACCGTCAAGACTGGGTCGTTTTCAAGGATCTTTACAAGGAATGTTGTGAGCGCAATGTGCCTGCTTTAGCTTGTAGGGTGATCCCTGTGCCTGGTGTTCGTGAAGTTTCAGGGTATGCAGGTAAACCCAGTGTGCAGTTTCGAAGACCGGATTCATATATCTCTATTGATGGTGACGAGGTATCAAGAGCCTTGGCAAAGAGGATTGCAAACTATGACATGGATTTAGAAGATGAGGAGTGGTTAAAGAAGTTCAATTATGAGTTTTTTCGTGGAAATGGGCATCTCCAGCATCTATCGGAGGATTGTTTCGAGTTGATGATTGATGCTTTTGAGAAGGCCAATTTTTGTAGTCCAGATGATCACTCAAATGATGTATCTGTTGCTGCTGCTCATTTGTGTGTTGATCTGGGTATTAAAGGAGTGGTGGAAGCTGTTCATGCTTACTGGTTGAAAAAAAAGGAGCAAAGACGGTCACCATTGCTTAGAGTCTTCCAG GGTCATCAGGTCAAGAAGGCTCCCGTAGTTCCACAGCCTCTTCTACGTAAAAGGAGGTCATTTAAGCGTCAAGCTAGCCATGGGAGAGGCAAGCTACCGAGTTTGTTGCAAG CCATGGCAGCCCAACATGATGCGGTGGAAGAAGAGATTGTGATGGTTAGAGTCGAAGAAGCTAGAGCTGCAGCAACCAGAGCGGTTGAATCGGCCATCCTGAAACGCCAACAGGCACAGATGCTACTTCAAAATGCGGATATGGCTACATACAAAGCCGTGATGGCACTTAGAATTGCTGAAGCCGCTAGCATTGGTGAATCCTCAGAAGGTGCAGTTGGTGAATTTTTTGTGGATGAGGTGCCGGTAATCAGCTAA